In Labrus bergylta chromosome 1, fLabBer1.1, whole genome shotgun sequence, one genomic interval encodes:
- the cacng3a gene encoding voltage-dependent calcium channel gamma-3 subunit — protein MRVCNRGVMMLLTTAGAFCAFSLMTIAVGTDYWLYSRGVCRSKSQNDNDTVRKNEEVLTHSGLWRTCCTEGTFRGVCKDIDHFAEDGDYEQDAAEYLLRAVRASSLFPILSVGLLFLGGVCVAASEFYKSRYNVILCAGILFVSAGLSNIIGIIVYISANSGDPSQSDNKKSYAYGWSFYFGALSFVLAEMVGVLAVHVFIEKHRQLRTKGRPSLMKPPVSRTSSYFRNRYYSNRGRRYSSRSNHSVGDSNLQSFQTSLVRDQEPSLSNDSKITMAGLPSPVTVGSEFILYTLASPLKDSEIDMDEDDLTTAAAHNNTEMLPGNCAASRRTTPV, from the exons ATGAGGGTGTGTAATCGGGGTGTCATGATGCTGCTGACCACGGCGGGAGCTTTCTGCGCCTTCAGCCTCATGACCATCGCCGTTGGCACGGACTACTGGCTGTACTCTCGAGGAGTGTGCCGCTCCAAGAGCCAAAACGACAACGACACCGTCCGCAAAAATGAGGAGGTCCTGACCCACTCCGGTCTGTGGAGGACCTGCTGCACCGAGG gTACATTTCGGGGTGTTTGCAAAGACATTGACCATTTTGCTGAAGATGGAGACTATGAGCAGGACGCTGCAGAGTATTTACTAC GAGCAGTACGAGCCTCCAGCCTGTTCCCCATCCTCAGCGTGGGGTTATTATTCCTCGGAGGTGTTTGTGTAGCTGCCAGTGAGTTCTACAAGTCACGCTACAATGTCATCCTCTGCGCAGGGATACTCTTTGTTTCTGCAG GTCTCAGCAACATTATTGGTATTATCGTCTACATATCAGCCAACTCCGGTGACCCCAGCCAGAGCGACAACAAGAAGAGCTACGCATACGGCTGGTCTTTTTATTTCGGAGCTCTGTCCTTCGTGCTGGCTGAGATGGTGGGCGTCCTGgctgtgcatgtttttataGAAAAACACCGTCAGCTCCGCACTAAAGGCCGGCCCTCCCTCATGAAGCCGCCCGTCTCCCGCACCTCGTCTTACTTCCGCAATCGGTACTACAGCAACCGCGGCCGCAGGTACAGCTCCAGGAGCAACCACAGTGTAGGAGACTCCAACTTACAGTCCTTTCAGACATCCTTGGTAAGGGACCAAGAGCCGTCCCTCTCAAATGATTCTAAGATCACAATGGCAGGTTTGCCATCACCTGTGACAGTGGGGTCAGAGTTCATACTCTACACTTTGGCCTCACCCCTCAAAGACAGTGAAATTGACATGGATGAAGATGATTTAACTACTGCAGCTgctcacaacaacacagagatgcTGCCGGGAAACTGTGCGGCCAGCAGAAGGACGACGCCTGTTTAA